One genomic region from Apodemus sylvaticus chromosome 1, mApoSyl1.1, whole genome shotgun sequence encodes:
- the LOC127668521 gene encoding mas-related G-protein coupled receptor member B5-like produces the protein MGPTTPNWNINNTVVNESYYPENLPCTNEFNTLNFLTVIIAVVGLPGNAIVLWILAFHMNRNAFSTYVLNLAGADFLYLCTQIVCSLDCVLQLESRYFFFLYIVLMFAYLAGLCMIAAISTERCLSVMWPIWYHCQRPRHTSAIVCALLWAFCLLLSLLLGQGCGSLFSDYGYYFCTTSALIITVFVIVLSVVPSVSNLALLVKIVCGSHRIPVTRFYVTIALTVVVFLFFGLPFGIYLFFLPWIMNFEDDSNFNVYELVTCLSCISSCANPIIYFLVGSIRHRRLERKTLKFLLQRAMQDTPEEESR, from the coding sequence ATGGGTCCGACCACCCCAAACTGGAACATTAACAACACAGTAGTGAATGAAAGTTACTACCCTGAAAATTTaccctgtaccaatgagttcaataCCCTAAATTTTCTTACTGTAATCATTGCTGTGGTTGGACTGCCAGGAAATGCCATAGTGCTGTGGATTCTTGCCTTCCACATGAATAGGAATGCCTTCTCCACCTATGTCCTCAACCTGGCTGGTGCTGATTTCTTGTACCTTTGCACTCAGATTGTGTGTTCCCTGGATTGTGTCCTTCAATTAGAGAgcagatactttttttttctctacattgTATTAATGTTTGCTTACCTTGCAGGTTTGTGTATGATTGCAGCCATAAGTACTGAGCGCTGCCTATCTGTTATGTGGCCCATCTGGTATCACTGCCAAAGACCAAGACATACATCAGCCATCGTCTGTGCTCTGCTCTGGGCTTTCTGTCTACTGTTGAGCCTCCTGCTAGGGCAAGGCTGTGGCTCACTGTTCAGTGATTATGGATATTATTTCTGTACTACTAGTGCACTTATTATTACTGTATTTGTAATAGTATTATCTGTGGTTCCTTCTGTGTCCAATCTGGCCCTATTGGTCAAGATTGTCTGTGGATCACACAGGATTCCTGTGACCAGGTTCTATGTGACCATTGCTCTCACAGTGGTGGTCTTCTTATTCTTTGGTCTGCCCTTTGGGATCTACTTGTTCTTCTTACCATGGATTATGAATTTTGAAGATGATTCCAATTTCAATGTTTATGAATTGGTAACATGCCTGTCCTGTATTAGCAGCTGTGCCAATCCCATAATTTACTTCCTCGTTGGCTCCATTAGGCACCGCAGGTTAGAACGGAAGACTTTGAAGTTTCTTCTGCAGAGAGCCATGCAGGACACTCCTGAGGAAGAGAGTAGATAG